In Rhipicephalus microplus isolate Deutch F79 chromosome 9, USDA_Rmic, whole genome shotgun sequence, one genomic interval encodes:
- the LOC119163571 gene encoding uncharacterized protein LOC119163571, which translates to MGKAKGRGRGRKSARGRKASSTAAGKKNAAAIEEEEELEQNLSAAEEDGENNAKDEPTVCDKLEEEEDDRSLLADTIEPPTFSPLGRTGPPEPLHQNKKLRWDHKVNLIGEKLINPMIHCCDKCTLPILTYGRMIPCKHVFCYDCAKKADKTCYRCNDKVQRLEQSNLGTVFMCTYGGSRQGKDSCRRTYLSQRDLQAHITHRHLKGAASAAAAAAAASQSSALSHGLPSQQQQQQMAALVASHPPPPQHLMVRDPRQHPPPVSQHPPPPLEVSRASVLQQPPQQQPQQQAPPPPPQKTLPPEYRDMPPPVMASQQPPPQQMVAPPRAYQSQQNPTVSRPNLITVQIQDDSHKRAAAAAAVAAVNAASTNMPPPSMPPPPPQYTPQQPPPHMSQPPPPQQSYPPPQAPAAPPMAYNPSQPPYTQGMPPPATYNASAPPPPPPPARPLPPQFVHQPPPQFAHPPPPQPPPRFATALPYEEQGHQPTFHWSGATNMPPPRPSTVLPPPRPITGPPPPSTPPGAMMQQRTCAEPQFPYYSQ; encoded by the exons ATGGGCAAAGCCAAGGGCCGCGGGCGCGGTCGTAAGAGCGCGCGCGGACGCAAAGCCTCGTCCACCGCAGCGGGAAAGAAGAATGCCGCCGCCATCGAAGAAGAGGAAGAACTCGAACAGAACCTATCGGCCGCCGAAGAAGATGGCGAGAACAACGCGAAAGACGAGCCCACCGTGTGCGACA AGCTTGAGGAAGAAGAAGATGACCGAAGTCTGTTAGCCGATACAATTGAGCCCCCGACCTTCTCACCGTTGGGTCGGACGGGACCGCCCGAACCGCTGCACCAGAACAAGAAGCTTAGATGGGACCACAAG GTGAATCTGATCGGCGAGAAGCTGATCAACCCGATGATTCACTGCTGCGACAAGTGCACATTGCCCATTCTGACTTACGGACGCATG ATACCGTGTAAACATGTGTTTTGCTATGACTGCGCTAAAAAGGCTGACAAGACGTGTTACAG GTGCAATGACAAAGTACAGCGCCTTGAGCAGAGCAACCTTGGGACAGTGTTCATGTGCACCTATGGTGGGAGTCGCCAGGGCAAGGATTCTTGTCGACGGACATACTTGAGTCAGAGGGACCTTCAG GCCCACATCACCCATCGCCACCTCAAAGGCGCAGCATCGGCAGCGGCCGCTGCAGCGgctgcctcgcagtcatctgcatTGTCGCACGGCCTGCCctctcagcagcagcagcagcagatggCAGCACTGGTGGCCAGCCACCCTCCGCCGCCGCAACATCTCATGGTTCGCGACCCCCGGCAGCATCCACCACCGGTGTCACAGCACCCGCCCCCACCCCTTGAAGTGTCTCGTGCCAGCGTCCTGCAGCAACCACCGCAACAGCAACCCCAGCAGCAAGCACCACCCCCGCCTCCGCAGAAGACCCTGCCGCCTGAATATCGAGACATGCCACCACCTGTGATGGCAAGCCAGCAACCGCCGCCCCAGCAAATGGTGGCACCACCCAGGGCGTATCAGAGCCAGCAGAACCCCACTGTCAGTCGGCCCAACCTCATCACCGTCCAAATTCAGGACGACAGCCACAAGAGGGCTGCCGCGGCCGCTGCTGTGGCGGCCGTGAACGCTGCCTCGACAAACATGCCACCTCCGTCGATGCCTCCCCCACCGCCGCAGTACACCCCGCAGCAGCCACCTCCGCACATGAGTCAACCGCCCCCGCCCCAGCAGTCGTACCCACCGCCACAGGCTCCGGCGGCTCCGCCCATGGCCTACAATCCCTCGCAGCCTCCATACACCCAAGGCATGCCTCCACCCGCCACGTACAACGCCTCAGCCCCGCCGCCGCCTCCGCCCCCAGCGCGGCCTCTTCCGCCACAGTTCGTGCACCAGCCGCCGCCCCAGTTTGCACATCCGCCACCTCCACAGCCACCACCACGATTCGCGACGGCTCTGCCTTACGAGGAGCAGGGCCACCAGCCCACGTTTCACTGGAGTGGCGCAACCAATATGCCGCCTCCAAGACCCTCCACGGTCCTGCCGCCGCCCCGGCCCATCACTGGTCCGCCTCCGCCGTCGACGCCTCCGGGAGCCATGATGCAGCAGCGAACATGTGCGGAGCCGCAGTTTCCTTACTACAGCCAGTGA